One Pantoea trifolii DNA segment encodes these proteins:
- a CDS encoding MGMT family protein, which produces MSDQNNFSERVWQIVAAIPPGKVTTYGDVAQLAGSPRAARQVGGVLRRLPEGSKLPWFRVINRHGRISLQGNDLFRQRDALEAEGIEVSDAGEIELEKYRWEI; this is translated from the coding sequence ATGAGCGACCAAAACAATTTCTCCGAGCGCGTGTGGCAAATTGTCGCAGCCATTCCGCCAGGAAAGGTCACCACTTATGGTGATGTTGCACAACTGGCCGGATCGCCACGTGCGGCGCGTCAGGTAGGTGGCGTATTACGTCGTTTGCCGGAAGGCAGTAAGTTACCCTGGTTTCGCGTTATTAATCGTCACGGCAGGATTTCGCTGCAGGGCAACGATCTGTTTCGTCAGCGTGATGCGCTGGAAGCGGAAGGCATTGAAGTGAGCGATGCTGGCGAGATTGAGCTGGAAAAGTATCGTTGGGAAATTTAG
- a CDS encoding HHA domain-containing protein — MSNQALTKTDYLMRLRRCRSIDTLERVIEKNKYELPDNELAVFYSAADHRLAELTMNKLYDKVPVSVWKFVR; from the coding sequence ATGAGCAACCAAGCCTTAACTAAAACAGATTATTTGATGCGACTGCGCCGCTGTCGCTCAATAGATACCCTTGAACGGGTTATCGAAAAAAACAAGTATGAATTACCTGATAATGAACTCGCGGTATTCTATTCGGCAGCCGATCATCGTCTGGCTGAACTGACCATGAATAAGCTTTACGATAAAGTACCGGTTTCTGTCTGGAAGTTCGTCCGCTAA
- the tomB gene encoding Hha toxicity modulator TomB, which yields MDEYSPKRHDIAQLKYLCENLFDESMATLTDSHHGWVNDPTSESNLQLNDLIEHIASFTMNYKIKHVEDEALITQIDEYLDDTFMLFSSYGINTQDLQRWQRSAKRLFNLFAEECAYLQQPSHSF from the coding sequence ATGGACGAATACTCACCGAAACGGCATGATATTGCCCAGCTTAAATACCTGTGTGAGAACTTGTTCGACGAAAGTATGGCGACATTGACTGATAGCCATCATGGTTGGGTTAATGATCCTACTTCGGAAAGCAATTTACAGCTCAACGATTTGATTGAGCATATCGCTTCTTTCACGATGAATTACAAAATTAAGCACGTTGAAGATGAAGCCCTGATTACGCAAATCGATGAATATCTTGACGATACCTTTATGCTGTTCAGCAGCTATGGAATCAATACTCAGGATCTACAACGGTGGCAGCGTTCAGCAAAACGCTTATTTAATCTGTTTGCCGAAGAGTGCGCTTATCTCCAACAACCTAGCCATTCCTTTTAG
- a CDS encoding metal ABC transporter ATP-binding protein, with translation MMHFNRLQAGYQGRAVTPVVNGELVTGSMTALIGANGTGKSTLLKTIAGLLPPISGRCELQIPRKALGWLPQRSELETRFPLTAYELVAMGCWPRCGWFGGINRALRLEIDAALDAVQMREFADAQPATLSGGQLQRVLFARLMLQRSQLWLLDEPFNGIDSQTVTLLMSILEQQQQAGTTLLVVLHDRPLVARYFQDVLSLDDADSAQTPTLRRVAS, from the coding sequence ATGATGCATTTCAACCGCTTACAAGCAGGTTATCAAGGCCGTGCGGTGACGCCTGTCGTTAATGGTGAGCTGGTAACGGGTAGCATGACCGCGTTAATTGGCGCTAACGGCACCGGCAAATCGACCTTACTGAAAACCATTGCCGGCTTACTGCCGCCCATTTCCGGCCGCTGTGAATTGCAGATCCCGCGCAAAGCGCTGGGCTGGTTACCACAACGCAGTGAACTCGAAACCCGCTTTCCTCTTACTGCTTATGAACTGGTGGCGATGGGCTGCTGGCCACGCTGCGGCTGGTTTGGTGGCATTAATCGCGCCTTACGCCTGGAAATCGATGCCGCGCTGGATGCGGTGCAAATGCGTGAGTTTGCCGATGCGCAGCCAGCCACGTTATCTGGCGGACAACTGCAGCGCGTGCTGTTCGCGCGCTTAATGCTGCAGCGCAGCCAGCTCTGGCTACTGGATGAACCTTTCAACGGCATTGATAGCCAAACCGTCACTTTACTGATGTCGATCCTCGAACAGCAACAGCAGGCGGGCACAACATTATTAGTGGTGCTACACGATCGGCCGCTGGTGGCGCGCTATTTTCAGGATGTGTTATCGCTCGATGACGCTGATTCCGCACAAACGCCAACGTTGCGTAGGGTAGCGTCGTGA
- a CDS encoding metal ABC transporter permease, with product MTLLQPFIEFGFMRRALVACVALAISATPLGVFLSLRRMSLVGDALSHAVLPGAAIGYLVSGLSLVAMGIGGLIAGLAVALLSGAVSRYTHLKEDASFSGFYLGSLALGVTLVSLRGSSVDLLHVLFGSLLAVDNAAILLVGGIAATTLLLLAVIFRPLVIDAFDPDFLRAQGKWSAPLVHGLFLMLVVLNLVAGFQVLGTLMSVGLMMLPATSARFWSRHLACMLGIAMLLAIVSALIGLILSWHFSLPAGPAVVLSAAVLFLLSVLTGPCGGLLRRR from the coding sequence GTGACATTACTTCAACCCTTTATCGAATTTGGTTTCATGCGCCGTGCATTGGTGGCCTGCGTTGCATTAGCGATTAGCGCCACACCGCTGGGCGTTTTCCTCTCCCTGCGCCGCATGAGTCTGGTCGGCGATGCGCTATCACATGCGGTATTACCCGGTGCGGCGATTGGATATCTGGTGTCGGGATTATCGCTGGTGGCGATGGGCATTGGCGGCCTGATTGCCGGTTTGGCGGTGGCGCTGCTCTCAGGCGCGGTCAGCCGTTACACGCACCTCAAAGAGGATGCCAGTTTCTCGGGCTTCTACCTGGGCTCTCTCGCACTCGGCGTCACGCTGGTATCATTGCGCGGTTCCAGCGTCGATCTACTCCACGTGTTATTTGGATCGCTGCTAGCCGTGGATAACGCGGCAATTCTGTTGGTTGGCGGCATTGCCGCTACCACTCTGCTGCTGCTGGCGGTGATCTTCCGTCCGCTAGTGATCGATGCCTTCGATCCCGATTTTCTGCGCGCACAGGGCAAATGGAGCGCACCGCTGGTGCACGGTCTGTTCCTGATGCTGGTGGTGCTAAATCTGGTGGCGGGCTTTCAGGTGCTGGGCACGCTGATGTCGGTGGGATTGATGATGTTGCCGGCCACCAGCGCACGCTTCTGGAGTCGCCATCTGGCTTGCATGCTCGGCATCGCCATGTTGCTGGCTATCGTCTCTGCGTTAATCGGCCTAATTCTTTCGTGGCATTTCTCGCTGCCGGCTGGACCGGCGGTGGTGCTGAGTGCTGCGGTGCTGTTTCTGCTTTCTGTTTTGACAGGACCATGTGGCGGCCTGTTGCGCCGTCGATAA
- a CDS encoding metal ABC transporter substrate-binding protein produces MKKLPLSLAIGAMLISPLSLAKSVDVVASFTVLADIVKQVGGDHVNVKSLVGPNGDPHTFEPTPQDSQALSKADVVFVSGLGMEGWMDRLISASGYKGTLVVASNGVNTRKMEEDGKSVTDPHAWNSMQNGVIYATNVMNALIKADPEDAADIRKSGESYIQQLQKLDSWAKTAFAEVPKNKRKVLTSHDAFGYFGQRYGVSFLAPVGFSTEAEASASDVASIIKQLKAEHIKTYFMENQTDPRLVKQIASETGAQPGGELYPEALSEANGPAATYVAAFKHNVDAILHSMK; encoded by the coding sequence ATGAAAAAGTTACCGCTGAGTCTGGCGATTGGCGCCATGCTGATTAGCCCACTGTCGCTGGCGAAGAGTGTTGATGTTGTGGCGAGCTTCACCGTGCTGGCGGATATCGTTAAACAGGTCGGTGGCGATCACGTCAACGTGAAATCGCTGGTCGGGCCGAATGGCGATCCGCACACCTTCGAACCGACGCCGCAGGATAGCCAGGCGCTGTCGAAAGCGGATGTGGTGTTTGTAAGCGGTTTGGGCATGGAAGGTTGGATGGATCGCCTGATCAGCGCGTCAGGTTATAAAGGCACCCTCGTCGTGGCCTCGAACGGCGTCAACACACGCAAGATGGAAGAGGACGGTAAAAGCGTCACCGATCCCCACGCGTGGAACAGCATGCAAAACGGTGTGATCTACGCCACCAATGTGATGAATGCGCTGATCAAAGCCGATCCTGAAGATGCGGCGGATATTCGTAAAAGCGGTGAAAGTTACATTCAGCAGCTGCAGAAGCTGGATAGCTGGGCGAAAACCGCCTTTGCTGAAGTACCGAAGAACAAGCGTAAGGTGCTGACCAGCCACGATGCCTTTGGCTACTTTGGCCAACGTTATGGCGTTAGTTTCCTTGCGCCAGTGGGCTTCTCGACTGAAGCGGAAGCCAGCGCCAGCGATGTGGCTTCGATCATCAAACAGCTGAAGGCCGAGCACATCAAAACCTACTTCATGGAGAATCAAACCGATCCGCGTCTGGTAAAACAGATTGCCAGCGAAACCGGCGCACAGCCGGGCGGGGAACTCTATCCGGAGGCCTTGTCGGAAGCGAATGGCCCGGCAGCGACCTATGTGGCCGCGTTCAAACATAATGTGGACGCCATTCTGCATAGCATGAAGTAA
- the ykgO gene encoding type B 50S ribosomal protein L36, whose product MQVLSSLRSAKTRHKDCKVVRRKGRIYVICKTNPRFKAVQGRKKKR is encoded by the coding sequence ATGCAGGTATTGAGTTCATTGCGCTCTGCCAAGACGCGCCATAAAGATTGCAAAGTCGTGCGTCGTAAAGGTCGCATCTATGTGATTTGCAAAACCAACCCGCGCTTTAAGGCGGTTCAGGGAAGAAAGAAAAAAAGGTAG
- a CDS encoding type B 50S ribosomal protein L31, with amino-acid sequence MKPNIHPLYRPVVFHDTSANEYFKVGSTIKTERTIEFEGEVLPYVTLDVSSKSHVFYTGKQKDFAKEGSTARFNQRFGSFLSRNK; translated from the coding sequence ATGAAACCGAATATCCATCCCCTTTATCGCCCAGTGGTGTTCCACGACACCTCGGCCAACGAATACTTCAAAGTCGGCTCCACGATTAAGACTGAGCGCACCATTGAGTTTGAAGGTGAAGTGCTGCCGTATGTCACGCTGGATGTCTCGTCAAAATCTCACGTGTTTTACACCGGCAAGCAGAAAGATTTCGCCAAAGAAGGCAGCACCGCGCGCTTCAATCAGCGTTTTGGCAGCTTCCTGTCGCGCAACAAGTAA